In the Dermochelys coriacea isolate rDerCor1 chromosome 25, rDerCor1.pri.v4, whole genome shotgun sequence genome, one interval contains:
- the SMIM24 gene encoding small integral membrane protein 24 isoform X1, with protein sequence MSPLRAVLFSLLFITASRAQDGAVQGTTVGSSTLQPWLVGLTAVVVFLFIVVMLMIINRVWCYKKHRNEEEPLEEPAQSSRTVSNPYDNLVLEEDNEEELKGMKENKTTSL encoded by the exons ATGTCTCCTCTGCGTGCTGTTCTGTTCTCTCTGCTCTTCATCACCGCCTCGCGGGCCCAGGACG GCGCAGTGCAGGGCACCACTGTGGGCTCCAGCACGCTGCAGCCCTGGCTCGTGGGGCTGACAGCTGTCGTGGTCTTCCTCTTCATTGTTGTCATGCTGATGATCATCAACAGAGTCTGGTGCTACAAGAAGCACAG GAATGAGGAGGAGCCCCTGGAAGAACCTGCCCAATCCAG CAGGACGGTCTCAAACCCCTACGACAACCTGGTGCTGGAGGAGGACAACGAGGAGGAGCTGAAGGGGATGAAGGAGAATAAAACGACCTCCCTGTGA
- the SMIM24 gene encoding small integral membrane protein 24 isoform X2, which produces MSPLRAVLFSLLFITASRAQDGAVQGTTVGSSTLQPWLVGLTAVVVFLFIVVMLMIINRVWCYKKHRNEEEPLEEPAQSRTVSNPYDNLVLEEDNEEELKGMKENKTTSL; this is translated from the exons ATGTCTCCTCTGCGTGCTGTTCTGTTCTCTCTGCTCTTCATCACCGCCTCGCGGGCCCAGGACG GCGCAGTGCAGGGCACCACTGTGGGCTCCAGCACGCTGCAGCCCTGGCTCGTGGGGCTGACAGCTGTCGTGGTCTTCCTCTTCATTGTTGTCATGCTGATGATCATCAACAGAGTCTGGTGCTACAAGAAGCACAG GAATGAGGAGGAGCCCCTGGAAGAACCTGCCCAATCCAG GACGGTCTCAAACCCCTACGACAACCTGGTGCTGGAGGAGGACAACGAGGAGGAGCTGAAGGGGATGAAGGAGAATAAAACGACCTCCCTGTGA